ttcatttttgtcaagcTGATTTTGATCAAATATATGTTTTACAGGCTTTATAAGTGGTAGTTAATATTATTATGTAAGAAAGGAGAAAGTACAGTATATTAGGAAAATCCCTCAACTTGGGGGTCACAGAACCTGAGTTAGAACCTTGGCTTACTGCcaatgtgaccttgggaaagtcataTAACTCCTAAGGTCCTTAGTTCCCTTGTtggtaaaaaatgaaagaattggatgagatgacttctaaggtctgtCTTTGCTTTGCATTTATGATCCCAGGATTCTAAGACCTTATTCaaaattggagaaaatgaatTACAATAAAGTAAACAGGAGGTAGGCTTCTCTATGTACCTTCACCTTTtaaaagcccccccccccaaataaataaataaataaataaatatatatatatatatctcaaaatgGCTCTCTCTCAAACATAGATGTCTTTTGCATCCTGAAAATACCCTGTAGGTGGCAatgatgttaattattttcttctctgtgttgTATTGGGAGATTGCTTTTGTGTTCATTCCAATCTGAGCTATGATGATAAGGTCTAAGAGGGTGGGACTGGGTCTGTCTAAATCAGGGTGTTCAGCACCAAGGACACCGCCACGCACATGGAAAATGTCTTAGGATGATGAAATCTTCAATGTAAATACCAGCTGTAAATGCCAGATGGCATTTGTGAGCTATTGTGTGggtcctccctcccccaccccgcaCCCCTCCCAGGCCAAATTTGAGAActgaaaatttctttctttcttttcagtgcCAGAAGGATCCTGAGTTGGTTGACAAGATTATGAAGGACCTGGATGCCAATAAAGACAATGAAGTAGATTTTAATGAGTTTGTCGTTATGGTGGCTGCTCTGACAGTGGCTTGCAATGATTACTTTGTAGAGcagctgaaaaaaaaaggaaagtagaaagatgGAGTAAATTAATCTTCCAGGCAAATACATGACCTGGTTTATTTATGTAGTCTTCCTCCCATCACCAAGCTATAATTAGCCTTGAAATGTTATGAAATGAgatatattgtaaaatatttttcctttaactaatgccttttaAAATTGCCTAAACTTCTGTGCCTGGTATCATAATTGTCTAGATTTAGTAGAATGGCAGTAAACATCTACTTTTTAGTCAGAAAAGAATATTATCACAAATGTCTATCTCTTTTCCAGCAAGGCTAGTAGTGCTTGGAATATTTATATTAGAATTTCTGTTTCTACTCTAATACCTTGGTAATTGGTTTATGTCTTCTAGCCTCTCCCTGCTCCAATCCATCTTAACACAACACCAATATAGTCTTCCTAAGGCATTAGTCTGTTACTGCCTTATTCAAATGTCTCCAGCGACTCCCTCTTGCTTCTAAAATAAACTATGAACTCCCTATctagcatttaaagctctttacaacctgGCTTTctatagacattttattttacttgacttTATACCGTAGGTGAGTATAGCATATTTCATTTGGTTTTGTAttggaagaatttttatttttataggtgaatatttattgaacacaCAAATTAAAGAagccaaaatttattttaaaaattaacaacaaaacgactttaaaatataaactttaacaatgagacaataaattttaacaaaattccaaaaaaaatttaaatcattacAGTTTGCCCAGGAGTACTTGGCATACTCTGTGCTCAAGTACATACTTCACATACTCTTCTGTTCCAGTTTAACTATTCCCTAAGTTCATTATTGCATCTCCTAACCCCAGATCCTCACCTGGGCCATCTATCTCCCAGGTCTAACTGGACTCTATCCTCATCTTCATGTTTTAGGGTTCTCCTCCCAGGATCGTACTTAGGTGTGATCTCCCTCATAAAGCTTCTTCTGATTCCCTCATTTGTCCCCCATCTTGCCCTCCTCAAActgtcttatattttcttctctgtttataTGTTATATCACTGAAGTAGGATGTCAGAGATTCGAGGGCATTCAAtgctaatttttgtctttatattttcccAGTAACTAACACTATGCAtatacataatagatgcttaataaatgtttcttaaattgcATTTTTGTTGAAATATCATTTCATGAATCTAATTTGTCCTTCTCTACAAACATTTGGAAATCTTATTTGGTACTTTCTCATTACACAAAAGAAAGGCATGAATTCaatctccctcctttcttgtGCCTCTtttttattgaaagaatccagTGATGCTAATTAAGATTATAAAAGATTTGTGAGAGAATGGGCCATgttattagttttttgtttgtttgtttgttttttaagagtacTGATCCTTTAGTGACATCTTGTCAGTGCATGGTCCCAGATGCAAGAGACCTGAAACAAAATGGGGCTTGGAggggaatgggaaagagagggagatctCAAACTATCATGTCATTTGTGTACAGAATTATCTCTAAAGAAATTCCCTTTGTCGGTTATAGATATAGTGTGATTCCTGGAACATACTACACGTACAATTTTGTATTAGAAGCAAGATGTTAATCTATTGCAGATAGGGGTACAAAACTGCATAGACTTCAAAGAAATCTAGACCCAGAAGGATTCAGGGGTGTAGAACTAGGCAAAAAATTGGGGTAATAGAGATACTGAAGGTCATTCCCAAGTAATTGGCTCAAACCAGGGACTCAAAGATGGTTTAAAGTATCAGGCAAGAATTTAAGACTTAAACAGGTAATGAGTCCAAAATTCAAGGAAGCAATCTGGACAATAAGAATCAGACACAGAAGGAGCCTGGGCAACATGACAGCATAGAGCAACTAAatgactcagtggataaagcactggccctaaAATCAGAatgaccaggattcaaatccagcttcagacatttaacacctactagctatgtgaaactaagcaaattacttaatcccaattaccttgcaaaaaaaaaaaaaaaaaagaaagaaagaagaaaaaaggaaagatcattggatttggagttagcAGAACTAGGTTCAAAACATAATTCTGCTGCTTATACCATCTGTTGACTTGGGAAAATTAACTTCACTTTTGGGGgttcaatttctttattatatAAGATATTAGCTCTTTTCACCTCTTAAGTTTTGTAACATCATAAAAGTTGGAAACTTGGAAAAGACTTTAGTTGAAGGTACCAATTGTGAAAAACAGTGGGACTTTACATGTCAGAAATGAACACACAGAACAAATAAcagttaataaacacttattaaacacctactctgtgccagacactgtgcttagCACTAGGcagacaaagaaaagcaaaagaaagcccTACTCTTCAAGGAATTCACAGAATAATGGTTTAAATGATAGAAAATCAAAACTCTTTGTCCTCAAGAAAAttacattctattaggggaaATTGAATATacagagataaataaatatacaatatatatcaaGCAAATGTAAAGTTATTTAGAGAGGAACAATAGTTCATGGGGAGAAATTAGAAGAAGCTTCTTGTAGGAAGTGGCATTCCAGAAAGGAGTTAAAAAGTCTAAGGAAGAGGTAAGGAGGAATAGCATTTTAAGCCTATGGAATAGCCCGTGGAAAAGCATAGGAATGTTAAAATagtatagggggcagctaggtggcgcagtggatagagcacctgccctgaagtcaggaggacctgagttcaaatgtggtctcagacacttaacacttcctagctgtgtgagcctgggaaagtcacttaaccccaccccagcctcaaaaaaaaaaaaaaaaaaaaaaagagtagtatATATAGAACAATTTGACTGGATCTGTGAGTGGATAAAGGGGAATAATGCATAATAGACTAGAAAACTAGATCAGAGCCaaattataaaggattttaaatgtcaaaaagttGTTTAATTTATCctagaaaagtgatttaaaaattttttttgcagttcttctaaaatattttcatattcatcatgctgcaaaagaaaaaaggggaaaaacatgagaaagaaaaaaaaaaaccaagcaaacaaacaacaataacgccataaggtgaaaatattatgccttgatccatattcagtctctataattctgtCTGGATATGACaggcactttctatcacaaatattttggaattgctttaaattgctttattgttgaaaagagccaagttcatcatagtt
This sequence is a window from Sminthopsis crassicaudata isolate SCR6 chromosome 1, ASM4859323v1, whole genome shotgun sequence. Protein-coding genes within it:
- the S100Z gene encoding protein S100-Z → MPTQLEKAMDTLIKIFHCYSSKEGDMFKLNKGELKMLLQSELTDFLSCQKDPELVDKIMKDLDANKDNEVDFNEFVVMVAALTVACNDYFVEQLKKKGK